In a single window of the Acyrthosiphon pisum isolate AL4f chromosome X, pea_aphid_22Mar2018_4r6ur, whole genome shotgun sequence genome:
- the LOC100167017 gene encoding NHL repeat-containing protein 2: MDRIIEISSVFVDLFNSSAGNQASTDESDLSIPVQLQEITEDYIQKILTACCSQQAAGIPGFQSGSVVGSSGLRVNEFKPNLDWFNCTKPLLFNKDLKGKLVLLDFFTYCCVNCLHILPVLHSLQQRFTCEDGLVIIGVHSAKFPNEQQSVNVHHAIEKYSIEHCVVNDTDGTMWNDLAVCCWPTLVLIGPNGEPMLVVQGEEFHSQLLPTFIETALQILRQASMISSHNIPEIVPGRTTLQSLATSKQSSVTKQHLLYPGKVFAYTKKLKKRKNNGNETLNSSNLNNRHHGKILVAIADSGHHRIVISTIQGRVKHVIGGGGTGLFSSTTKKGFKDGNFTEALFHSPQGICFQNSHILFVCDTENHAIRMIDLKEKTVKTVAGNGKKGHDKYGGQMWNAQILNTPWDVVYYKRKARPQYQQQYTPQPYTPNQNYQQLQQSTTSGPTPSPVRCLLIAMAGLHQIWALYLDKTSTSTCSSMKSKWCSKGLCTMVAGTGKEENRNNSYNGQRASFAQPSGLCLTKPSSRIGSVSNGCDPSLYIADSESSSVRRMYLDSMGKYRVLNVAGGSPDPTDLFSYGDIDGGAGANSRLQHPMDVAWNHKRNILYVADSYNHKIKYVTGLSDSHKQNHYNNGGGNTTTGGIPGSTGGSVHTLPLPVKLNEPNGLHFIENPQDGSSLLLIADTNNHSVWVYNFDTYVIKKLQLEFPKILESSPSNVVGTAQIRLNRRTGGQLMLRGRVILGSSSGTEVSQTLEDQPHLNWTLQLPDSTWESKEIKSNTSISAVVGAAADFKYLIRIPKQEWEEDKNDENADDITSRDGNKRWNDKYNQDFENESDEDSEDESDDEEEIVILRCQTSVCQDDDKCVPVEFDFVVRVRYGDEENTPQAADTYFPYTLPYNKSGNKLLNRASSEINSHAPTYNVDSPMELANNTSGSTTSLTSNN; this comes from the exons ATGGACAGGATTATTGAGATATCGTCAGTGTTTGTTGATCTATTTAACAGCTCAGCCGGCAACCAAGCCTCCACTGACGAATCTGATTTGTCTATTCCTGTACAACTTCAGGAGATAACCGAAGATTATATACAGAAAATCTTGACTGCATGTTGTAGTCAACAAGCTGCAGGTATCCCGGGATTTCAGAGCGGGTCGGTTGTTGGTTCATCAGGATTGCGCGTTAATGAGTTTAAGCCCA aTCTTGACTGGTTCAATTGTACAAAACCTTTGTTATTCAATAAAGATCTTAAAGGCAAACTTGTTCTACTGGATTTTTTCACTTATTGCTGTGTGAATTGTTTGCATATACTGCCTGTTCTACATAGCTTACAACAGCGTTTTACGTGTGAAGATGGTTTGGTGATT ATTGGTGTGCATAGTGCAAAATTTCCAAATGAACAACAATCTGTAAATGTACATCACGCTATTGAGAAATATTCAATTGAACATTGTGTTGTAAATGACACAGATGGTACAATGTGGAATGATTTAGCTGTATGCTGTTGGCCTACTTTAGTACTCattg gaCCTAATGGTGAACCCATGCTTGTGGTTCAAGGAGAAGAATTTCACTCACAACTATTGCCTACGTTTATTGAAACCGCTTTACAAATTCTCCGTCAAGCATCTATGATAAGCTCACATAACATACCAGAAATTGTTCCAGGCCGTACAACTTTACAGTCATTAGCTACAAGTAAACAGTCATCTGTTACAAAACAACATCTACTTTATCCCGGTAAGGTGTTTGCATACactaaaaaattgaagaagAGGAAGAATAATGGCAATGAAACTTTAAACAGTTCTAATTTAAATAACCGACATCATGGTAAAATATTAGTAGCTATTGCTGATAGTGGCCACCATAGAATAGTGATTAGTACTATACAAGGCCGGGttaag CATGTCATTGGTGGCGGTGGAACTGGTCTTTTTTCATCTACTACTAAGAAAGGATTCAAGGATGGAAATTTCACAGAAGCTTTATTTCACAGTCCTCAAGGCATATGCTTCCAAAATTCTCATATTCTATTTGTGTGTGACACAGAAAATCATGCTATTCGTATG ATTGATTTAAAAGAAAAGACTGTTAAAACTGTAGCTGGCAATGGGAAAAAAGGCCATGATAAATATGGAGGCCAAATGTGGAATGCTCAAATCCTGAATACCCCTTGGGATGTAGTATATTACAAGCGTAAAGCACGTCCTCAATATCAACAACAATACACACCACAGCCATATACACCAAATCAAAATTATCAACAACTACAACAGTCTACTACTTCTGGACCAACTCCATCCCCGGTGCGCTGTTTATTGATTGCAATGGCTGGTTTGCATCAAATATGGGCCCTTTATTTAGATAAGACAAGTACTAGTACTTGCTCAAGCATGAAATCAAA aTGGTGTTCCAAAGGATTGTGTACAATGGTGGCTGGAACGGGCAAAgaagaaaatagaaataattctTACAATGGTCAACGTGCTTCTTTTGCTCAACCCTCTGGATTATGTTTAACTAAGCCATCGTCTCGTATTGGGTCTGTATCAAATGGGTGCGATCCTTCTTTATATATTGCTGATAGTGAAAGTTCATCAGTCAGGCGTATGTATTTAGATTCAATGGGAAAATATAGAGTACTGAATGTAGCTGGCGGAAGTCCTGACCCAACC GATCTTTTCAGCTATGGTGACATTGATGGTGGAGCTGGTGCCAATTCACGTTTACAACATCCAATGGATGTTGCATGGAATCATAAACGTAACATTCTGTATGTAGCCGAttcatacaatcataaaattaaatatgttactGGGTTATCGGACAGTCATAAGCaaaatcactataataatgGTGGCGGAAACACAACAACTGGGGGCATTCCTGGCTCTACGGGTGGATCTGTACACACATTACCATTACCTGTTAAG ttaaatGAACCCAAtggattacattttattgaaaacccTCAAGATGGATCCAGTCTATTATTGATTGCTGATACAAATAATCATTCTGTTTGggtgtataactttgatacttatgttattaaaaag cTACAATTGGAATTTCCAAAAATTCTAGAATCATCACCATCAAATGTGGTTGGAACAGCCCAAATTAGATTAAATAGACGGACTGGAGGGCAACTTATGTTACGCGGACGCGTTATCCTAGGAAGCAGTTCTGGAACTGAAGTGTCGCAAACTCTAGAAGATCAACCACATTTGAATTGGACCCTTCAACTACCag ATTCAACATGGGAGTCAAaagaaattaaatcaaatacctCCATATCAGCTGTAGTAGGAGCAGCAGCTGATTTTAAGTACTTAATTCGTATACCAAAACAAGAATGGGAAGAAgacaaaaatgatgaaaatgcTGATGATATAACATCAAGAGATGGGAACAAACGAtggaatgataaatataatcaagattttgaaaatgaatCTGATGAAGATTCAGAAGATGAATCTGATGATGAAGAggaaattgttatattaagaTGTCAAACAAGTGTTTGTCAAGATGATGATAAATGTGTTCCTGTAGAATTTGATTTTGTGGTGCGTGTTCGGTATGGCGATGAAGAAAATACTCCTCAAGCGGCTGATACTTATTTTCCTTATACTCTTCCATATAATAAAAGTggcaataaattattgaatagaGCATCTTCTGAAATTAATTCTCATGCTCCAACATATAATGTGGATTCTCCAATGGAATTGGCAAATAATACGTCTGGATCGACAACTTCTCTCACTTCTAATAATTAA